gatatgtacatgtaaatgtttgcaTACTGAATGGTATTGTATTATTGCCTAGtacttgttgccatggaaacctaACTATTTGTGGCGCTTGCtcatgttatgtacatgtatatatatttcaatgttgtTCTCAATTTGATGAATGACAGTGTTTAGTTATGCAACTATCTATGACTGACTACTGGGGTAGTAAGTGATTTTTCAGGAATACAGTTCTTATCAAAATCTATcgcatttaaaatttaatttaaatatgtaaCTTCACATCAAGAGAAATAATTAAGACTCTTCTTTATAAAAGTCTAATTGAGAAAAGTGGGTGATTATTTTATTGTTCCATGTTGGCATCAGCTAATAACTTGCTCAGTACAGCTGTAAAATAGACGGTGAAGTGGCTTACTGACTACACATGCATGAATATCAGTTTGTATATGTTGCACGTGTTATGATCTGGAGCTCTGCTGGGAAGCTAAATGACAAATGATCTTACACCCTACCCTGCATCTTTTCAATTAACCACTTGAAATAAGTTGGTGGTACAGAGCTTCCctaaatataaatttcaaagttgttcactatttttttgtaaaataccTTTTGTGCATCTTTTTACTTACCtggatagaatagaataaaagcAGCAGCTAGGCAGCCTATGACTGATATAACCAACTCAATATCTGGTATAAACAAGGCTAACAGCAAAGTTGCAACAAACCATATCAAGGTGTGCGAGATACGGAAGACTCTCTCCTTGTAGTGAACAAAGAACAGACACATACCACCCATAGAAGACATAATGCCATGCAATGCCGCCCtgtaaaaaattaaaagtaactGTTGTTAGAACAGTTTGAATATCTTTGGATATAATAACACTGTTGGGTTCTTATTAAATCTATACAATCAAATACTTCCAAGGTAATATTCATGCTGCTAGTATATATCGTTGAATGGTGTAGAAGTTCAGCATTAAGAAATTGGCTTATGTCACTTACTGTTGAATGGTCTGATAAATTTGTCTCACAGCTTAGGTCAAAACCAATCAGTGCAATCTAGCATCTTAAATCtagaattgtacatgtattactatttcATATCACAATGGAGGTAAAATACTACCCACAGTTACTACAATGCCACATGGTGAATTAATCAGAAAATGTGATTGGGTGATCCTGTTACATAATACTACATCATAATATTTCACTGAATGCTGGAAACTACTGACATCTCTTTCACAAACACGGTccatttgatataaaaaataattgttatcTATTTTCTATTGCACActttatcaatttgaaagtaaaatacTGAATTAATCCCATTAAGTTGCGATGAGATTGACTCACAAGATAATACAACAGCAAAGTGAATAAGCAACACAGAAATGTAAAAAGTACCTTCCAATAATTTCAACATTGGTATTAACAAAAAATCATCAAGATTAATACAgaaatatagtacagtacatatataACCAAAGACCCTACATGAAAAGATGCATTTCTGTCAGCATTTCACAGAGGGAATCTCGCTTCTACCAATGTCGTCACGTCTGCAATAATCAAGGCTTAAAAAATACTGTTATCTCATTACCTATATGTAACTGTCTCAGTCAGTAGTTGGTATCACACAGCCATTTTGAATCacaaatgttattgttttatcGTTTTTCACTCAAAATTTTGGGCATTTGTAGGTCCAATTTTACTTGTGTACGATCTATGATACCTTCCAACAAAATtcaatactgtaacagcaaATTGCTGGTTACTGTTccctggctctgtttgatacaaccacacaaaaactaacaagaaactgtacatgtacattagtaCAACTAAACTAATAAAgacatggtgtggtgtggtgtggtgtgtgtgtgtgtgtgtgtgtgtgtgtgtgtgtgtgtgtgtgtgtgagcatgCGCATGACTTATACTCAAAAATTGCCAGagcaattgccttggtatttggtggtaCATTACTTGtggtatctagttgggaaagTGTTCAAAGCAACATGATCGCATCATGTGTGTAATTTGGGTAAAACAAtgccatttttggtcaaaaaacaaaaGTTATGAAAAGTACAAATTACAAGGGCATTTCATCCAAGTTGAATCAAAATTACCGAAAAAAGACTGATATACGTAAGATACGAGGtcctaaaatgacaaaatattgagaCGTGTGagtaatatacatacaaactttCCACTGTAACTCAACAGTGGACATATCGatcgatattcttttcattggaaattgatacaatgttatgACATTCTGGCTGGTTGTCTCTAAAAGTAACGTTGCCAAAAATCAAAATGCAGCGCAgatgtaaataaagacaattgCAAGAAAAATTATCCTGTTTAAGCATTTCCTTGATTCATGAAGATTAATACATTGACACAATAATGTGGCCTGACGCAATACATAATGTACTGTCGGTGCTTTGCAGAAAAGGAAACAAATAGGCACCATTTCGTTCTGCAGTGGTAGAATGCGCAGTTTTCTGTTTGTTTCTATGTGGTTGTATTGATCAGAACCAGTGAACAGGCACCTATAACATGCTGTAGTGGTATTGACGTCAGTACAGAGATGAACACAGAAATATAAAACATACCTTCCAACAAAATTCAATATTGGTATTGAAGTAAGCACTGAGATGGAAATCATAAACCTTGCTATCGTTACAGAGATGTCCTTTGCATCATAGGATTGTAGTAAATCACTCTTGACCTTATCCCCAAATGTCAAGTATCCAAATATACCAGTCAGCaggtaaacaacaaaacacaatgacAGTGACAAAGCTGTTACTTTACTGAATGTTTTCATGGAGCGGTCTTGTAGTGTTGCATACACTGGAACTGCACTTAAATGACACTAcaaaagtgaagaaaaacacAGACAAATTACACATAACATGGAGAACAATgtagaaatatatttattaacaCATATTGAATGTGAACGAatctttgtagaagacacatCCCCAACAACAAATGCAAACACTGAAGGTACTTTTGAACTATTTAAGTCAAAGATGTCACTAAATTTGAAGGGTAACAAGACACAGCTCTATGGAAGTCAAGATGGTTAAATTTCCTTAATTTAATACTTTCCTTAACAAAATAActgaataaatatttacaaaacagcCCGAAtggaaatatgtatatattaaaagtTTTCAAAACCAGACATGCACAATCTCGGCTTTctattttaatttcaacaatTAGTGGATATGccagtctaataataataataataataataataataataatctttatttatactggatagttctttaagcatataaacacttgtctcccaagaagtccagtgagggccatccctcatgggttcagtgttaagaATAAGTTTATTAAAGGGGATTCAAAATACTttcattcactattgctattttgctagatgaCATATTCGTGAAAcatattctggttttaaaaatttaacaagcgacctatcggtcagaatagctccactgttttttttttattttattttttattttggtaacatgtagaagtggttcagttcttcagctcttcactatgcagttttgttttagcgatgtaataaagtggttagtggtttcatatgatgtctcactataaaacacattttacacagaaagttggtaatgtattgtacttttataccatagtcaccattttataacaaaaatctactgttatgaaaaattgcacaaaatctcaggaaaaaaatgactgggaaatgcacacaagaggattttgaggttggctataaataattccagtgtcttacagctttaatgatgaatgaaataaactagggatctaaaataattttgaggcaattcgaatttcaattttctaacaaatttaccaagtcaacaacattcaacttgtactagttgtagtagatataacatcgtctgatattttaatttacggagCTTCTTGTGACCGGCACCTGTCAGCAGAttcggccaattttttttcatcattccattgtatttaaaccatgtacttgacatttcacaacatttataattctcaacaaaatacctcaacatgcctcacctcgctcATACTCAAAGCAGttccggtatgatcactgactagtcgtacttgcatacggagtactctgggactcgattctgacaattgtccctactatttgtttagagtcaagtcagcaatatagactcgtgcaccgcctgtcgtatgtaagcaggactaaccactgacatgaccagagagaaccttttcggatttacatgtaaaacggggaaagatacgaaaaacataatggaaagtctgaagccaaattaaagttttaattattttaattatttttacttgccaaatatttgcaatttGGAAATGGCAAAAGACACATTCATGTCGtttaaactgtcggccaataaacaaagtttggtcgattcacagtcggcagtgagaatgctcttgcataacttcaaccgcatgcctaggcatgccttccttacgtgagtcgtcttcattctggttcactgtcactccaaattgaacgacaatatagaattaatcacaagttacatgttgtcggaaaacatcaaacttttatagtgggtctgaagtgtgattttagtgagtaccaagaacgtgtCCTGTGTTactacttgctgtggaaaatcgcctgGTCAAAcaaggtcagcttcagcttctggtcaaatcagtcgttttctaccgaaaattcttgaacggagcgttacacaacgatcctactaaatttacttgccatagtTATTtgaaacacataaaaatccatctttttgtgaaatttgtaaaactttccggtccgtaaatttgtaaaactatgagcgaaaaaccgggtCGAAGTTTTAGGGCCTCAAGAatgcgtcccgaattcgtcggaaaatcagtattcctaaatgtaattccaaaatttgttttgctggtacgaaagaagagatgtcagttgaggtttaggcgtttacagtatctaaaatggtggactctagtgaaagttatggcgagttgaaaatacccaaaaataaggcccgtgagcagccattcaaagtgtaatggtCGCAAACTGAAGGatagatgtatgcaaataaggatgtTGTGGACTGgttgattatgtagaaggggtgcagaatttggatttgaagtttacaaccctgtttcgaacacaCGCTTGTCATTTGGCTGCATAATgcatagaattatgactatggcacatattacattgcttgtttgacgtcaatagtgtcttttgaaaagtgacagtttacttaaagtctcgtggtctgatttccaatatggcgtcggtcataatgctcattaacatattaattttttttttcaaattacaaaaaaaaaaatcatcaaaaatagaaaagaagacttgaaattaacaaatctaagtaagctaccctctgtgcatcaacacaccagatatcaaagcaatctgacaagtagtatttgaggagatgatgaaaatatcatttttgaaaaaaaaatcataaaaaattgaaaatggcacagatcaacttggcatgaacaaatctgaatagcctcctcCCAggacatgcacaccaaatattgaagtattctggctgttactttcggagaagatgatgaaaataaaaaaagttgacggacacctatgattcacctatacctctatactctatactcacctatacctaaagctacgctttcagctttcgctgacagcggagctaaaaaagtgtctgcaaacaccttaaaatgacagtttttcagtcagttcctaTTGGTTTTACTTTGAGAGTTTTCAGGTATTTCTGATCCCACCACTGATGATCATGCCATTTTGTAACGTCATAGAGAGAATAATTTAGCATTCAGGCTATGACGAGCATAGTCTATACGTGACTAAAACTCAacaacattgtgaaaaaaatgcatCGTTGATGGTTGTAATAGATATCAGTGGACCATTTACCCACACTACCTTGCTAATGTCAATTTGAAGTTTCCATATATGTCCTcccatattttttaaatgagcaaaataaatgaaaacggCTAGActcgatatacatgtataattgtaaTTTCGGggtatttcatatatttaatattttttattcaaatattcacGGAAAACTACAAGAAGATGTATCATGACATGCAGCACCTCAATATTTTTGTCCCATAATATGTAcgctaattgattcgatttgctctgATCATATGGAAGCACGCTTCGAGTCATTGCATCTAAATAGCACTAAGTACCACTCTAAAGGCGAGGTTTATATAACTTACTTGCCAAATTTAGataaaaatgatgtaaacaaaagGAGGTTTATTAACTGGACTTTATTATCAGCAGAATTATGAAATTTCGCGAGTCTCACATTTTCATTTAATGACGAGTCTAAAAAAATTGCATGTATTCCCTTGTTGCAATGGCACATCATACAACAATCCAATATTCATTCGAAGAATTTTGTTAAGAATCATGGTATcagaagtatacagtttaggaaaccaacaaatcaaatatcaagatgtgttcatgatattctatatgattggacaatattgacgccAGCAATCAAGGTCATGACCCAATGCATGGTTATGAGCGAGAGCCTGCAACTAGATCGGAGCCATGTTCGCTCcaatttctgtttgttttgaagttagagacatTACTTCTGTAAgaattttgcaatatatctaattgataaatatggattatatggaTAAATTCAAGCCAAGTGTGGTCTCCGAGTCCATAGGTACACTATTCAGCTTTGATCAGGGAAGGGTGCTACTGCATGGTGCGGCTGCGACGACTTCTGCAAAACAAAACTATTGCCTTGACAACACTACCTCCCAACTACCGATAATTAAATACCCCTAATAATTATCACTTGTACACCATGACCAAAAACACGCAATAAAttgagtccccaacaagtcgatgagacctacatGTACTTCTGTTCAGTCCGAATGCAAGTTTCTGAGGTTTTATGTGGGTCCCAGAGTACTGCGCTCTAGACAGCCCTGGTcgaaaataatacatgtaaattcgGTGTCACAAGCAAAGCATTTGACAATACAACTTTATTACAAGACCACAAcaaaaactgtgaaacatttacaggtcactGTCATTCCATATATAGACAAAAAAATTAGGCTGGCATCATTTTTTGTCTTGCCAAGGTAGTAAAGGCCTACACCGCAAAACCATTGAACTTTAGTAGCAATCAACTTCTGGGATGGGAAAAAAATCGGCAATTAGAACATCATGCTTGGTTCGAATGATTATTTTTTGGGTCAATACATTCTAGTTATCATTAGAGGCATTTTGATATTGACTTGTAACAGTAGTTGAGCTCCTAGTTTTATAGAGGTCCATGTTGCTAATATTGTACGACACATCACCTACATAAAAAGCCAAATCAATCTATTGAACATGGTAAAATCATCATTGAAAGAAGATTCATCACTCTCAGATCAATTCTGATGAGTATCAAAGTCAGAATTCCTACTGTCTGCCATTGCTTACTATACAAACTGGCATCAAACCGTCCCCTCTATAATAATGTCAAAATCTCCAAAGGGAGAATAGGCAGTACAACTGTAAATTCATGGCTGTTTGGGTCACTGCTGATTGCCAGTTTTAACTTTTTCTTACttatcatgcaattttgaatgGTTAGCTTTGCATGTACTGGTTAAGACTCAAGTTATTAAGAGatatataaagaacatttttcaaggttgtggtagggggcattttgaatcacctttaaataaTGAGTGAATCTATGAGGTATAGGACACTACAATAGTTCACAAGTTGCTTTTCCTTTcttctagtggtctgagctttcTGCAACCCTAAGCATGATTGGGGAAATGCTACCAACAACAAACATAATCTATGTTGTCTAAAAACATAAGAACCACTAGCTTACCTGAAATGCGAAGCAGATAACAGGAATAACTGCAAACATATCCAACCAACTTGTCGGATGACTGTCAAGTTGTTTTGGTGGGGTGTAATTGCCTGAGAAGTACTGGAAGACAACTATAATGACCACATAAATAGTGGCAAGGACTCCAAATAGACTGAAAAGAAGAACAAGAGGGTGAAAAGTTCAAAGAGGAACATTTTGTAACTTTCTCAGGTGTATTGCAGAGAACTTTTCCATTACAAGTGTTCTCCCAAGTTTTGAAAACAGTATTGGTCAGTTGTtgacatttgtatacattaatAATCATACTGTAAATCGATGCATGCAGGTAGTAacaattaacataatataattgaCTAATTATAGCCTAAAACATAGCATCAATGGCATAAAACAACTGCAACTTTATTGCTTATATtaatccagttgcctatcaaaccctgttgttacctttaccATATACACCATACCATCATGTAGTTGTTGGTATGAGCAcagtcttgttgcttggcatatttgAATTCACCTTCTGGATgcttatccacttgcctaaccatccttgttatctttgtgatatacacaatcacatatacacacattatttggctgttgctatgggtgtgattTTGTTGCTAGAGatatttgcacatattttttgaatgtttattcacatgTCCATTCCTGTCGTCTTTGCAATAGACaacatcatttggctgttgctatgggcattgtCTTGTTACTAGggatgtttgcatacattttttgaatgtttattcacttgacTATTAGatgatattatttttgcaaaatatattagcacttggctgttgctaagggcgtggtcttgttactagggatgtttacatactttttttgaatgtttattcacttgacTATTAGatgatattatttttgcaaaatatattagcatttggctgttgctaagggcgtggtcatggttgcctgGGCAACTgtctcaaaatgttttgaacaacatCTACAGCATAACACTTCTGGACACATCTGACCACATTTTGGCCCATCAACCAAgttctttttgagatataaaatttagaccaaaattcacatatttactcccaatttgcatataatcTGCTTATGAGATTATCACATGCTTATTAGTTCTTTGTTACATATCCCCAAatacatccccattaaatttcagcccaatctgtccagtagttttggaatatctacacacccctaagaatgttcccaccaattTTCAGGTCAATCTGCCGAGTAATTttggagtttaaattttttggACCAAtatcatggtttttttttgccATGTTTAGTTTTATTGgatgtacagtacatacatgtagcactcTTACCTTGAGTATTTTAGGAAGTCAATTTTTGCAGGAAAACATAGCGGTAATATAAAGAGCACTGCCACTACTGTAAGTGTAAATTTTCTATTGTAATACCAGTATTCACAGAAATCATTGCCATGGTGGATAAATTCAAATACtgcaaatgaaaaagaaaacatgacTTGCAAGCATGATTCAACATCTATTCAATTTattcaaagaaaaacaaaatatcaccttCAGTGATTTTGctgatattttgctgatattTCTTGATCCttatatttcattaattatatgc
The genomic region above belongs to Glandiceps talaboti chromosome 8, keGlaTala1.1, whole genome shotgun sequence and contains:
- the LOC144438461 gene encoding sodium-coupled neutral amino acid transporter 7-like, whose protein sequence is MSVQVKSSRPETTPLLFDNSGRGDASSWLESNGLDSIETSTASTPQATQAPNTNRNSILGAVFIIVNACLGAGVLNFPYAYAAAGGIAVSVLLQTVLVIFACIALLVLAFCSDVHGTNTYENAVASLCGKAVHVGCQITVLFYAFGACITYLIIIADQLDKVFEFIHHGNDFCEYWYYNRKFTLTVVAVLFILPLCFPAKIDFLKYSSLFGVLATIYVVIIVVFQYFSGNYTPPKQLDSHPTSWLDMFAVIPVICFAFQCHLSAVPVYATLQDRSMKTFSKVTALSLSLCFVVYLLTGIFGYLTFGDKVKSDLLQSYDAKDISVTIARFMISISVLTSIPILNFVGRAALHGIMSSMGGMCLFFVHYKERVFRISHTLIWFVATLLLALFIPDIELVISVIGCLAAAFILFYPGICLFKAGVLEVTESNIKNNCLTVIGFFFTVLGAFVFGESLTLAIMDDIRDLETRTISGPPCA